From Kangiella sp. TOML190, one genomic window encodes:
- a CDS encoding MFS transporter — MTPAKAKLTLFSVMLISVLGTAGIALPYPVLAPYFIDYPANDLTHFMGFHPKVLLGFSLAIYPLGLLIGSIFVGALSDHYGRRKVLLLTLSGSAIGYFLTALSVVHESFIGFTLARLVTGICEGNISIARAIGAELHPHIERTKAISLVYAATYVGWLVGPLIGGFLMVYGVANVFNIAAVGILIALAMVFFTIERRQQRPKPEYRFWRLIKENNSLTVLKHKEVLPVFWFYFLYSMGLNAFYDFYPVWFVDKLSFDSRGIAWATVALTACMVVVSSFWVDKINHKFGEVASMIGGGIALALLIAIQPFSTAAMIYPLFFVIGGWIAITNGMVPTYLSKYFGHLGQGKVMGLQTSIFCITNVIIAVVGGPLSVISSTLVILIGAVLIAASVLVMFITRQQQASMISKVLAQQGH; from the coding sequence ATGACTCCTGCAAAAGCCAAACTAACGCTGTTTAGCGTGATGTTGATTTCAGTATTAGGAACTGCCGGTATTGCTTTGCCGTATCCGGTTTTAGCACCTTATTTTATTGATTATCCAGCTAACGATTTAACCCACTTTATGGGGTTTCATCCTAAGGTATTGCTAGGATTTTCTTTGGCGATTTATCCATTGGGGCTACTTATCGGTAGTATTTTTGTGGGTGCTTTATCGGATCATTACGGGCGGCGCAAAGTACTGTTGCTAACCTTAAGCGGTAGCGCTATAGGCTATTTTTTAACGGCATTGTCAGTGGTTCATGAATCCTTTATCGGTTTTACTTTGGCTAGGTTAGTCACGGGTATTTGTGAAGGTAATATTTCGATTGCTAGAGCCATTGGCGCAGAGTTACATCCGCATATCGAACGAACGAAAGCCATTTCTTTAGTCTATGCGGCGACTTATGTCGGCTGGTTGGTTGGCCCTTTAATAGGTGGCTTTTTGATGGTTTACGGCGTTGCTAATGTGTTTAACATTGCCGCTGTTGGGATCCTAATCGCTTTAGCTATGGTATTTTTTACTATTGAGCGACGTCAGCAACGACCCAAACCGGAGTATCGATTTTGGCGATTGATTAAGGAAAATAACTCCTTAACCGTGTTAAAACATAAAGAAGTGTTACCCGTTTTTTGGTTTTACTTTTTGTACTCGATGGGGCTGAATGCTTTTTACGATTTTTATCCAGTCTGGTTTGTCGATAAACTAAGCTTCGATAGTCGTGGTATCGCTTGGGCGACGGTTGCTTTGACCGCTTGCATGGTGGTGGTTAGTAGCTTTTGGGTTGATAAGATCAATCATAAATTTGGCGAAGTCGCTTCGATGATCGGTGGCGGTATTGCACTAGCACTATTAATTGCCATTCAACCCTTTTCAACAGCAGCTATGATCTATCCTCTATTTTTTGTTATTGGCGGCTGGATCGCCATTACTAATGGAATGGTGCCAACCTATTTATCCAAATATTTTGGTCATTTAGGGCAAGGTAAAGTGATGGGCTTGCAAACCAGTATTTTTTGTATCACTAACGTTATTATTGCGGTTGTTGGCGGCCCTTTGAGTGTTATTAGTTCGACTTTAGTAATATTAATCGGTGCTGTCCTGATCGCCGCGTCGGTACTGGTAATGTTCATTACGCGACAACAACAAGCGAGCATGATTTCGAAAGTGTTAGCGCAACAAGGTCATTAA
- a CDS encoding M3 family metallopeptidase — MQKLTLSLAVAAALAATTSGCVHNAEQDTMDKAALKVADAKDAESMKVDAANPFFVQWDTPFGMPPFEQIKNEHYRPAFDYAIKQARNEIELVANNPEAPSFNNTIEALEYNGKDLTKVANVFFNLTSANTNKELQAISREIGPKLSALRDDVNLNPKLFARVKAVYEQRNELGLRPDQMKLLEDRYKGFVRGGAELNDAEKSKLRELNKQLTELSIKFGDNVLAENNNWEMVIDDKADLAGLPQNIIDAAAETAKKRGHEGKWVFTTHRPSKNPFLIYSTNRELREKIYQAYTHRGDNDNANDNKKIAAKIAALRSQKAQLLGYQNHADFVLENRVAKNAENVTKLLDQIWPAAIKQAKKEVAAMQKMIDEEGGDFKFRASDWRHYSEKIRKAKYDLDEEATKPYFSLEDTLNGVFYIANKLYGMNFKERFDLPKYHEDVRTFEVNDANGDLIGIYITDHYVRGGKRGGAWMNSYRKQFVDENGKFQKPIIVNVLNYPRPVGDEPTLLTFDQASTLFHEFGHAAHGFLSDGVYPSQTGTSVPRDFVEFPSQVHENWMMEPEVLAQFAKHYKTGEVIPQQMIEKIQAASKFNQGFATTEYMAATLLDLAWHTIEDGQERDADEFEAKVLDEYGLIDEIAPRYRTTYFSHIFSGGYSAGYYSYIWSDIFGADAYQAFRENGIFDEKTAKAFVDNVLSKGGTEDPLKLYKQFRGKEADPQYLLKSRGLIN, encoded by the coding sequence ATGCAAAAACTTACCTTAAGTTTAGCCGTGGCCGCAGCTCTAGCGGCAACAACCAGCGGCTGTGTACATAATGCAGAGCAAGATACGATGGATAAGGCTGCGTTAAAGGTTGCCGATGCTAAAGATGCTGAGTCAATGAAAGTCGACGCAGCTAATCCTTTTTTTGTCCAGTGGGATACGCCTTTTGGCATGCCGCCGTTTGAGCAGATCAAAAACGAACATTATCGTCCTGCCTTTGACTATGCAATCAAACAAGCGCGAAATGAAATCGAGCTAGTGGCTAATAACCCAGAAGCACCAAGTTTTAACAATACGATTGAAGCCTTGGAATACAACGGTAAAGATCTTACCAAGGTCGCTAATGTCTTTTTCAACTTAACTTCGGCCAATACCAATAAAGAATTACAAGCCATTTCGCGCGAAATTGGTCCTAAGCTATCGGCCTTAAGAGATGATGTAAATTTAAATCCAAAATTGTTTGCGCGAGTAAAAGCGGTCTATGAGCAGCGCAACGAGCTTGGCTTACGTCCGGATCAAATGAAACTATTGGAAGATCGTTATAAAGGCTTTGTACGTGGTGGTGCAGAGTTAAACGATGCTGAAAAGAGCAAATTACGGGAACTGAATAAACAACTGACCGAACTGTCCATCAAGTTTGGCGATAATGTGCTAGCAGAAAATAATAACTGGGAAATGGTTATTGATGATAAAGCCGATTTAGCTGGCTTGCCGCAGAATATTATTGATGCCGCTGCGGAAACGGCTAAAAAGCGTGGTCATGAAGGTAAATGGGTCTTTACTACTCATCGTCCTTCGAAAAATCCTTTCCTGATTTATTCGACTAACCGCGAGTTGCGCGAAAAAATTTATCAGGCCTATACCCATCGTGGCGATAACGATAATGCAAATGATAATAAAAAAATCGCTGCAAAAATTGCCGCGCTACGCTCCCAAAAAGCGCAATTGCTTGGCTATCAAAATCACGCAGATTTTGTTTTGGAGAACCGTGTTGCCAAGAACGCTGAAAACGTAACCAAGTTACTGGATCAGATCTGGCCAGCAGCAATCAAGCAGGCTAAGAAAGAAGTGGCTGCGATGCAAAAAATGATTGATGAAGAAGGTGGTGATTTTAAGTTCCGCGCTTCTGACTGGCGCCATTATTCGGAAAAAATTCGCAAAGCCAAATATGATTTAGATGAAGAAGCCACCAAGCCTTATTTTTCCTTGGAAGATACTTTAAATGGCGTTTTTTATATTGCTAACAAGCTTTACGGAATGAACTTTAAAGAGCGTTTTGATTTACCAAAATACCATGAAGACGTTCGTACTTTCGAGGTTAATGATGCCAATGGTGACTTGATTGGAATTTACATCACCGATCACTATGTCCGTGGTGGTAAACGTGGCGGCGCTTGGATGAACTCTTATCGTAAGCAGTTTGTTGATGAGAATGGTAAGTTCCAAAAGCCGATTATTGTTAATGTCTTAAACTACCCACGTCCTGTTGGCGATGAACCAACCTTGTTAACCTTTGATCAGGCCAGTACCTTGTTTCATGAGTTTGGTCATGCCGCGCACGGTTTCTTGTCGGACGGTGTTTACCCATCGCAAACCGGAACTTCTGTCCCGCGTGATTTTGTAGAGTTTCCATCGCAAGTCCATGAAAATTGGATGATGGAGCCGGAAGTGCTGGCGCAATTTGCTAAACACTATAAAACGGGCGAAGTGATCCCGCAGCAAATGATCGAGAAAATTCAAGCTGCTAGCAAGTTTAATCAAGGTTTTGCTACCACCGAATATATGGCGGCTACTCTGCTGGATCTTGCATGGCACACCATTGAAGATGGTCAAGAGCGAGATGCGGATGAATTTGAAGCGAAAGTTCTAGATGAGTATGGATTGATTGATGAAATTGCGCCTCGCTACCGAACCACCTATTTCTCGCATATTTTCTCAGGTGGCTACTCGGCGGGTTACTACAGCTACATCTGGTCAGATATTTTCGGTGCTGATGCTTACCAAGCCTTCCGTGAAAATGGTATTTTTGATGAAAAAACGGCAAAAGCCTTTGTCGATAATGTATTGTCAAAAGGTGGTACAGAAGATCCTTTAAAGCTTTATAAACAATTTAGAGGAAAAGAGGCCGATCCACAATACTTGCTGAAAAGTCGTGGTTTGATCAATTAA
- a CDS encoding TIGR02647 family protein — translation MPISQELLEEIKLLSLFNLETTQQGIKIHSDATKSSISAAQRLYDKGIVTLPDGGYLTDMGHEAAEHAQLLLSLLKQ, via the coding sequence ATGCCTATTAGCCAAGAACTACTCGAAGAAATTAAGCTCCTGTCGTTGTTTAACCTGGAAACGACGCAGCAGGGGATTAAGATCCATTCTGATGCGACCAAAAGTAGTATCAGCGCTGCCCAGCGGCTTTATGACAAAGGCATTGTCACTTTGCCCGACGGCGGCTATCTAACGGATATGGGGCATGAGGCTGCGGAACACGCCCAATTACTATTATCACTGCTAAAACAATAG
- a CDS encoding lipocalin family protein, translating to MSLNTGSNCRSKNSYLNQFRWFLPLLLCSFLLSACSNLPPIRTEAQVDLNRFMGDWYVIANIPTFIEKGAHNAVESYQLDDEGNILTQFQFNQDGFNGKIKTYNPKGFVWDKTSNAVWGMQFIWPIEMEYRIVYLNQDYSQTIIGRSDRDYVWIMARTPQISEQTYRKLVSIVRDQGYDTSQLVKVPQQPLSIRKNNKSH from the coding sequence ATGTCCTTAAACACAGGCTCCAATTGCCGTAGCAAAAACTCCTATCTAAACCAATTTCGATGGTTCTTACCGCTATTGCTCTGCAGTTTCTTACTATCTGCCTGCAGCAATTTGCCGCCCATTCGTACTGAGGCTCAGGTTGATCTCAATAGATTTATGGGCGATTGGTATGTCATCGCAAACATTCCGACCTTTATTGAAAAGGGTGCACACAATGCGGTTGAGTCCTATCAACTTGATGATGAAGGCAATATCTTGACTCAATTTCAGTTCAATCAAGATGGGTTTAATGGAAAAATAAAAACCTACAACCCCAAAGGTTTTGTCTGGGATAAAACCAGTAATGCGGTTTGGGGAATGCAGTTTATCTGGCCGATTGAAATGGAGTATCGAATTGTCTATCTAAATCAAGACTACAGCCAAACCATTATCGGTCGAAGCGATAGGGACTATGTCTGGATCATGGCGCGCACCCCGCAGATTAGCGAACAAACGTATCGAAAGCTGGTATCTATAGTGCGTGATCAAGGTTACGATACCTCGCAATTAGTCAAGGTTCCTCAACAACCACTATCCATTAGAAAAAATAATAAAAGCCATTAA
- a CDS encoding GNAT family N-acetyltransferase, with product MEIQLKTSISEIDASDWPQGSNILASYELLSLLEESAAISAKSGWQPLYFCLYREQALVAVIPSYIKSHSYGEYVFDWAWASAYQQSGLDYYPKLLTATPLTPCLAPKWLGDVAPEELATALESIKSWCRQQHLSSWHINFTTPQQAETLTQSDLYKRLDIQFHWTNRNYHSFDDFLAQLKPKKRRNIKQERAKLVKADWQFERKWAGDMGADEWQLFYELYSHTFDKKGGWAQLNLDFFLGLSRKLPNNCLVLFARKQNTTLAAALFFTSDTHLYGRYWGCFEDHAGLHFETCYYQGIEFAIEQGLQVFEPGAQGEHKLARGFDPVLTTSFHYIAQPQFAKAIGAWIEEEKHCIKQRYKGHQQHTAYR from the coding sequence ATGGAGATCCAGCTCAAGACAAGTATAAGCGAAATTGATGCAAGTGACTGGCCGCAAGGGTCAAACATTTTAGCATCCTACGAATTGTTATCCCTGCTTGAAGAGTCGGCAGCGATTAGCGCTAAGTCTGGCTGGCAACCGCTGTATTTTTGCCTTTATCGCGAGCAAGCTTTAGTCGCCGTGATCCCCAGCTATATCAAAAGCCACTCTTATGGCGAATATGTGTTTGATTGGGCGTGGGCAAGTGCTTATCAGCAGTCGGGGTTGGATTATTATCCTAAGTTACTTACGGCGACACCACTCACTCCTTGCTTAGCACCAAAGTGGTTGGGTGATGTAGCGCCAGAAGAGTTAGCAACGGCGCTTGAGTCCATCAAGTCTTGGTGTCGCCAGCAGCATTTGAGCAGTTGGCATATTAACTTCACCACGCCACAGCAGGCGGAAACTCTGACGCAAAGTGACTTGTACAAAAGGCTCGATATCCAGTTTCATTGGACTAACCGCAATTATCACAGTTTTGATGACTTTCTAGCGCAGCTTAAGCCCAAGAAACGGCGCAATATTAAGCAGGAAAGAGCCAAGCTTGTTAAGGCCGATTGGCAGTTTGAACGCAAGTGGGCAGGGGATATGGGCGCTGATGAATGGCAACTGTTTTATGAACTCTATAGCCATACCTTTGACAAAAAGGGCGGCTGGGCTCAGTTAAATCTGGACTTTTTTTTAGGGCTTAGCAGAAAACTTCCGAATAACTGCTTGGTGCTTTTCGCCAGAAAGCAAAATACTACTTTAGCGGCGGCGTTATTTTTTACTTCCGATACTCATCTTTACGGCCGCTATTGGGGCTGCTTTGAGGATCACGCTGGCTTGCACTTTGAAACTTGTTATTACCAAGGGATTGAGTTTGCCATCGAACAAGGCTTGCAGGTTTTTGAACCGGGTGCGCAGGGCGAACATAAACTCGCACGGGGCTTTGATCCGGTGCTTACCACTTCATTTCATTATATCGCTCAGCCGCAGTTCGCAAAAGCTATTGGCGCTTGGATCGAAGAAGAAAAACATTGTATAAAACAAAGATATAAAGGGCATCAGCAGCATACGGCTTATCGCTGA
- a CDS encoding SulP family inorganic anion transporter, protein MIDLIRNTTASAKNDILSGLTVALALVPEAVAFAFVAGVEPLVGLYAAFMVGLITSIFGGRPGMISGATGALAVVMVALVAQHGVEYLFATVVLMGLIQMLAGWLKLGKFIRMVPHSVMMGFVNGLAIVIFLAQIPSLQSSTPEGKWGWLEGTWLQGESLWLMLGLIVLTMMIIQFLPKLTKAIPSSLAAILIVSLLAIGFSLPSKTVGDVASIAGGFPQFHIPSVPLNFETLKIIFPYAFILAAIGLIESLLTLRLIDEITETRGQSNKECFAQGLANTTTGFFGGMGGCAMIGQSMINVNSGGRGRLSGITAAIALLIFILFASPLIEKIPVAALVGVMFIVVIGTFEWSSFRIMRKIPGADAFVLITVSIVTVLTDLAVAVFVGVILSALVFAWQSAKRVRVRRQEKNGKAYYTVRGPLFFGSTTHFSEQFSARNDLDEVYIDFADSRVWDHSGIEAIDALAVRYESAGKKLHLLHLSPDCQRLLTKAGAAIEVDTKRDPKYFVADDELAG, encoded by the coding sequence ATGATTGATTTAATTCGAAATACTACCGCCAGCGCCAAGAATGATATTTTATCGGGGCTAACGGTTGCTTTAGCTTTAGTCCCTGAGGCGGTAGCTTTCGCCTTTGTCGCCGGTGTTGAGCCGTTAGTGGGGCTTTATGCTGCTTTTATGGTTGGGCTTATTACTTCAATATTTGGTGGCCGTCCGGGCATGATTTCCGGTGCCACTGGCGCTTTGGCGGTGGTGATGGTGGCGCTGGTAGCACAGCACGGTGTTGAGTATTTATTCGCTACCGTGGTTTTGATGGGACTTATTCAGATGCTGGCGGGCTGGTTAAAACTCGGTAAATTTATTCGCATGGTGCCACATTCCGTGATGATGGGCTTTGTTAATGGCTTGGCAATTGTGATCTTTTTGGCACAAATTCCAAGCCTGCAATCATCAACTCCAGAAGGTAAGTGGGGCTGGCTAGAGGGCACTTGGCTGCAAGGCGAAAGCTTATGGTTAATGCTTGGCTTGATTGTTTTGACGATGATGATTATCCAGTTTCTACCAAAGCTGACGAAAGCCATTCCATCCTCGCTTGCGGCGATTTTAATCGTTTCCTTACTTGCCATTGGTTTTAGCTTGCCAAGTAAAACCGTTGGCGATGTGGCTTCGATTGCCGGTGGTTTTCCGCAGTTTCATATCCCTAGCGTACCTTTGAATTTTGAAACCTTAAAAATCATTTTTCCCTATGCTTTTATCTTAGCGGCGATTGGCTTGATTGAGTCTTTGCTGACCTTGCGTCTGATTGATGAAATCACCGAAACCCGTGGTCAAAGTAACAAAGAATGTTTTGCTCAAGGCCTAGCCAATACCACCACAGGCTTTTTTGGCGGCATGGGCGGTTGTGCCATGATTGGTCAATCGATGATTAACGTTAACTCTGGTGGGCGTGGCCGTTTATCGGGTATCACAGCGGCAATTGCCTTGTTGATCTTTATTTTGTTTGCATCACCCTTAATCGAAAAAATTCCAGTAGCCGCTTTGGTTGGCGTTATGTTTATTGTGGTCATTGGAACCTTCGAGTGGTCAAGTTTCCGTATTATGCGCAAAATTCCGGGCGCCGATGCTTTTGTCTTAATCACTGTTTCTATCGTGACGGTGTTAACCGATCTGGCGGTAGCGGTGTTTGTCGGGGTGATTCTTTCAGCCTTAGTCTTTGCTTGGCAGAGCGCAAAGCGAGTACGAGTTCGGCGCCAAGAAAAAAATGGTAAGGCTTACTACACCGTAAGAGGGCCTCTATTTTTTGGTTCTACAACGCACTTTTCCGAGCAGTTTTCAGCGCGTAATGATTTGGATGAAGTCTATATAGACTTTGCAGATTCGCGAGTTTGGGACCATTCTGGGATCGAAGCGATCGATGCTTTGGCGGTGCGTTATGAAAGCGCCGGCAAGAAATTGCATCTTTTGCATTTAAGCCCTGATTGTCAACGCTTGCTCACTAAAGCTGGCGCGGCGATTGAAGTAGATACCAAGCGCGATCCTAAATACTTTGTAGCGGACGATGAGCTCGCGGGATAG
- a CDS encoding serine/threonine protein kinase has protein sequence MSSRDSQSDFFGGVSQEASSVDSDPAKKAPHVFERLTPDFILDAVENQGYITDGRILTLNSYENRVYQIGLEEAAPIIAKFYRPQRWSTAQILEEHQFCLELSEAELPVVPPLISSHDNQSLAQYAGFDVALFERKGGHAPELDNLNNLFTLGRFLGRIHAVGRAKNFSERPQLNPQTFGYDKAQFVIEKAVPFELKNAYSTLVEDLLSLIEQQWAQVKSLNFIRTQGDCHPGNILWRDENPHFIDFDDARMAPAIQDLWMLLSGDRSQRIAQLSEILEGYQEFCEFDYAEIALIEPLRALRMIQHTAWIAKRWADPAFPQAFPQFAKVQYWEQHILDLRAQFSELQEIQENPLKLF, from the coding sequence ATGAGCTCGCGGGATAGTCAAAGCGATTTTTTTGGAGGGGTTTCGCAAGAAGCCTCTTCTGTCGATAGCGATCCAGCAAAAAAAGCGCCGCACGTCTTCGAGCGGCTAACGCCAGATTTTATTTTAGATGCGGTGGAGAATCAGGGTTATATCACCGATGGCCGTATCTTAACCCTAAACAGCTATGAAAATCGGGTGTATCAAATTGGCCTGGAAGAGGCCGCGCCCATTATCGCCAAGTTTTACCGTCCGCAGCGCTGGTCGACCGCGCAAATTCTCGAAGAACACCAATTCTGTTTGGAGCTATCAGAAGCTGAACTACCCGTAGTGCCGCCACTGATTTCTAGTCATGATAATCAGAGCCTAGCGCAATATGCAGGCTTTGATGTGGCCTTATTTGAGCGCAAGGGCGGCCATGCGCCAGAGTTAGATAATCTCAATAATCTATTTACCCTAGGTCGCTTTCTAGGCCGTATCCATGCCGTTGGTCGCGCCAAAAATTTTTCCGAACGTCCACAACTTAATCCGCAAACTTTTGGCTATGATAAGGCGCAGTTTGTAATCGAGAAAGCTGTTCCGTTTGAGCTAAAAAATGCCTATTCGACTTTAGTTGAAGATTTGCTAAGTCTGATTGAGCAACAGTGGGCTCAAGTAAAGTCGCTGAATTTTATCCGAACCCAGGGTGACTGCCACCCCGGAAATATTTTATGGCGTGATGAAAATCCGCATTTTATTGACTTTGATGATGCGCGGATGGCTCCTGCGATCCAAGATCTTTGGATGCTGCTATCAGGAGATCGCAGTCAACGTATTGCGCAGTTATCGGAAATTTTAGAAGGCTATCAAGAATTTTGTGAATTTGATTATGCCGAAATTGCGCTTATCGAACCTTTAAGAGCTTTGCGTATGATCCAACATACCGCTTGGATCGCCAAACGTTGGGCAGATCCAGCTTTCCCACAAGCCTTTCCGCAGTTCGCTAAGGTGCAGTATTGGGAGCAACATATTCTCGACCTACGAGCACAATTTTCTGAGCTGCAAGAAATTCAAGAAAATCCGCTTAAACTCTTCTAA
- a CDS encoding C40 family peptidase, with product MNLLLSITRLLLVFSFAAFLAACSSGSRQALSERQYNPEKAQKIVSLAKRMIGMPYRYGGSSPLEGFDCSGLVQFTHSQVSNGIPRVSKQQYQQSATVSLTDLKAGDLLFYRTGSTPTHVTIYIGNRQFIHAPSSGKKVMIASMDNPYFKKRLVKAGRLY from the coding sequence ATGAATTTATTGTTATCCATCACTCGGCTCTTATTAGTCTTTAGCTTTGCCGCTTTCTTGGCAGCCTGTTCTTCCGGCTCGCGCCAAGCGCTTAGCGAGCGTCAGTATAACCCAGAAAAAGCGCAGAAGATTGTTAGCCTCGCCAAGCGAATGATTGGTATGCCGTATCGCTACGGCGGCTCTAGTCCTTTGGAAGGCTTTGATTGCAGCGGGCTAGTGCAGTTTACGCACAGCCAAGTCTCAAACGGTATTCCTAGAGTTTCTAAACAGCAATACCAACAATCGGCTACTGTCAGTCTGACTGACCTAAAAGCAGGGGATTTGCTATTTTATCGAACAGGTTCGACGCCGACTCACGTCACTATTTATATTGGTAACCGACAGTTTATTCACGCCCCATCCAGTGGCAAAAAAGTTATGATCGCGAGCATGGATAATCCTTACTTTAAAAAACGTTTGGTCAAAGCGGGAAGGCTCTACTAA
- a CDS encoding GIY-YIG nuclease family protein: MAKKPMPKDLPSKEPMDKDAAKEWHLYILRCREGELYTGITLDLHRRFEEHQSNGPKCAKYLRGKQPLTMIYHHAFDDKSSALKAEIKVKKLTAEQKKLLACGQLVINEITS, translated from the coding sequence ATGGCCAAAAAGCCAATGCCAAAAGACTTACCGTCAAAAGAGCCAATGGACAAGGATGCTGCAAAAGAATGGCATCTGTATATTCTGCGTTGTCGTGAAGGCGAGCTGTACACTGGCATTACCTTAGATTTGCACCGTCGCTTTGAAGAGCATCAATCTAACGGCCCTAAATGTGCTAAATACCTTAGAGGAAAACAGCCTCTTACCATGATTTATCATCATGCATTTGACGATAAATCGAGCGCGTTGAAAGCAGAGATTAAAGTAAAAAAACTTACCGCTGAGCAGAAAAAGTTGCTAGCTTGTGGTCAATTGGTGATTAACGAAATTACCTCATGA
- a CDS encoding M48 family metallopeptidase: MNLSVKDQIDFTIKRSGRKSVAIHVSHNLVEVRAPYTTSKAFIDKFVAEKRSWIVKQLIEQEHKRTKIYAIEESAKLPFMGYEISLSIEQAKRNGARYVDNHLTLKVSKDTPANRVKQMDLWLLKQAKQQLPELVRLFAQEMGLEDRIKTLKFRKTKTKWGHCTHDGVVQFNPLILLAPERVLHYLIVHELCHLIHQNHSKDYWQLVADYEPNYREAEDWLKRNGHKLWYQ, encoded by the coding sequence ATGAATTTATCCGTTAAGGACCAAATCGATTTTACAATCAAGCGCTCCGGTCGTAAAAGTGTGGCTATCCATGTGAGTCACAACTTGGTAGAGGTGCGCGCACCTTATACTACTTCCAAAGCTTTTATTGATAAGTTCGTTGCTGAAAAACGTAGCTGGATAGTCAAGCAACTTATTGAACAAGAGCATAAACGTACGAAAATCTATGCAATAGAAGAGAGCGCTAAATTACCGTTTATGGGCTATGAAATTAGCCTTAGTATCGAGCAGGCTAAGCGTAACGGTGCTCGTTATGTGGATAATCATTTAACCTTAAAAGTTTCCAAGGACACACCAGCAAACAGGGTTAAGCAAATGGATCTTTGGTTGCTCAAACAAGCCAAGCAGCAACTGCCGGAGTTGGTTAGGTTATTTGCACAGGAAATGGGCTTAGAAGATCGTATTAAAACGTTAAAATTCCGCAAAACAAAAACCAAATGGGGGCACTGCACTCATGATGGAGTAGTGCAGTTTAATCCGCTTATCTTATTGGCCCCAGAGCGCGTCTTACATTACCTAATCGTGCATGAACTGTGCCATTTGATTCACCAAAACCATTCGAAAGACTATTGGCAACTGGTTGCAGATTATGAGCCCAACTATCGCGAGGCCGAAGACTGGCTAAAGCGCAACGGACATAAACTTTGGTATCAATAA
- a CDS encoding rhodanese-related sulfurtransferase, with amino-acid sequence MTKSVLDTENSAVLNKNHQSNQQVVVCALYKFVSLEDYEAIRQPLLDTMLKHQVKGTLLLAKEGINGTVAGSRQAIDSLLDWLKQDERLADLDHKESFDESMPFYRTKVKLKKEIVTMGVEGIDPKEVVGTYVKPSQWNELISDPEVVLVDTRNDYEVAIGTFKNALDPKTETFREFPEYVEKNLDKNKHKKVAMFCTGGIRCEKSTAYLKEQGFEEVYHLEGGILKYLEEVPKEESLWQGECFVFDNRVAVDHELNKGQYDQCHACRMPILEADKDHAKYEKGVSCHHCYDKQTPEQRQRYSERERQMQLAKQRGESHLGSEVKTAIAYRKQKKKLLKEAQKVK; translated from the coding sequence ATGACTAAATCTGTTTTAGATACAGAAAATTCTGCTGTACTCAATAAAAATCACCAATCAAATCAACAAGTTGTCGTTTGCGCACTTTATAAATTTGTAAGTCTTGAAGACTATGAAGCCATTCGTCAGCCACTATTAGATACAATGTTAAAACATCAGGTCAAAGGGACTTTGCTATTGGCCAAAGAGGGTATTAATGGCACTGTGGCCGGCTCGCGCCAAGCTATTGATAGTCTTTTAGATTGGCTGAAACAAGACGAGCGTTTAGCCGATTTGGATCACAAAGAATCTTTTGATGAAAGCATGCCGTTTTACCGTACCAAGGTCAAACTTAAAAAAGAAATTGTGACTATGGGAGTTGAAGGTATCGATCCCAAAGAGGTGGTTGGAACCTATGTAAAACCCAGTCAATGGAATGAATTAATTTCTGATCCAGAAGTGGTGTTGGTGGATACTCGTAACGATTACGAAGTTGCGATTGGCACTTTTAAAAATGCCCTTGATCCGAAAACGGAAACCTTTAGAGAATTTCCTGAGTACGTTGAAAAAAATCTGGATAAGAACAAACACAAAAAAGTTGCCATGTTTTGTACGGGCGGTATTCGCTGCGAAAAATCTACCGCCTATCTAAAAGAGCAAGGTTTCGAAGAAGTTTATCATCTCGAAGGCGGGATCTTAAAATATTTAGAAGAAGTGCCAAAAGAAGAAAGTTTGTGGCAAGGCGAATGCTTTGTATTTGATAATCGGGTTGCAGTGGATCATGAGCTAAACAAAGGCCAATACGATCAATGCCACGCCTGTCGCATGCCAATTTTAGAAGCAGATAAAGACCATGCAAAATACGAAAAAGGTGTAAGCTGTCACCATTGTTACGACAAACAAACCCCAGAGCAACGCCAGCGCTATTCAGAACGCGAGCGCCAAATGCAACTGGCCAAGCAACGCGGCGAAAGCCATTTAGGTTCAGAAGTAAAAACCGCTATCGCTTACCGTAAGCAAAAAAAGAAATTGCTTAAAGAAGCGCAGAAAGTAAAATAA